A window of the Aquimarina spinulae genome harbors these coding sequences:
- a CDS encoding RHS repeat-associated core domain-containing protein gives MGCYNLIVIKTSKSYRYGFQGQEKDDEIKGEGNSVNYKYRMHDPRLGRFFAVDPLTSKYPFYSAYSFSGNRVVDAFELEGLEPFMPGVYESTRAFREKHMGTAFVEQDDKVITIGLLGTMTIITGGALLPVMEGALGSSLLWASNPGNQALLFEGTAFTSGLVFGDALPEGLFLNSGMDETSKVIRRIAGGLGDDIVKNTSSVLREIRKKINPSGSMANCVDCAINFHRMVAQGANDIIAAPSSGKPTEKIGFYMKEVFGWGNVFDETINHRNKEGIIGLSNNLFHHLENVGQEVVTILGRLKEPRNGITDHVFNAVRDGNGVWKVIDVQNATEPANSFINKTYNNLKVYQAIIDNN, from the coding sequence TTGGGATGCTACAACCTAATCGTCATAAAGACTTCTAAATCCTATAGATATGGATTCCAGGGACAAGAAAAAGATGACGAAATCAAAGGCGAAGGGAATTCTGTAAACTATAAGTATAGAATGCATGACCCTAGATTAGGGAGATTCTTTGCAGTGGATCCACTTACATCGAAATATCCTTTTTATTCAGCATATAGTTTTAGTGGTAATAGGGTTGTTGATGCTTTTGAATTAGAAGGATTAGAACCATTTATGCCAGGTGTTTATGAATCTACTAGGGCTTTTAGAGAAAAACACATGGGTACCGCCTTTGTTGAACAGGATGACAAGGTTATTACAATAGGTCTGCTGGGAACAATGACCATTATAACAGGAGGAGCACTATTACCTGTTATGGAAGGTGCATTAGGTAGTAGCTTATTATGGGCTTCTAATCCAGGTAATCAAGCTCTGCTATTCGAAGGAACAGCCTTTACATCTGGTTTAGTTTTTGGTGATGCTTTGCCTGAAGGTTTGTTTCTTAATTCAGGAATGGATGAGACATCCAAAGTTATAAGACGTATTGCAGGAGGACTAGGAGATGATATAGTAAAAAATACTTCTTCTGTGCTAAGAGAGATTAGAAAAAAGATAAATCCTTCTGGAAGTATGGCGAATTGTGTTGATTGCGCAATTAATTTTCATAGAATGGTAGCTCAAGGAGCTAATGACATAATCGCAGCACCATCAAGTGGCAAACCAACGGAAAAAATAGGGTTTTATATGAAAGAAGTTTTTGGGTGGGGTAATGTTTTTGATGAAACTATAAACCATAGGAATAAAGAAGGGATTATAGGCTTATCAAATAATTTGTTTCATCATTTAGAAAATGTAGGACAAGAAGTAGTTACTATTTTAGGGAGGTTGAAAGAGCCTAGAAATGGAATTACTGATCATGTTTTTAATGCAGTAAGAGATGGTAATGGAGTTTGGAAGGTAATAGATGTTCAAAATGCTACGGAACCTGCAAATTCATTTATAAACAAAACTTACAATAATTTAAAAGTTTACCAAGCAATAATAGATAACAACTAA
- a CDS encoding tyrosine-type recombinase/integrase, with protein MKKIVDLIPLFKQFIRDSETGKRLKKNGNRITSGTIDNYRYVLHNLIEFSSSCDFDLRICDAQKLTKREFESEKNYWKKFYRKFSDFMYKKGCYDNYVGSNMKQIRTFFNYLKNEKHFNTGDFHKLLYVRKEEVDILVISPEQLKFLIHNKEFETILTPPEKRIKDIFVFGCTTGLRFSDIFLLTTKNFEMQNGDWYLKVKSKKTKAYSSVKLPGYAVNIYQKYKSKSAKITLFTPITLYSFNKTLKSIGEKANFTAPIELSRERQGKTYTVYKNTQKKPERFCDKMSSHMMRRTAITTLLILGMPEHLVRTISGHSANSNSFYRYVHFAQSYVDKEIEKVYNKLETYE; from the coding sequence ATGAAAAAAATAGTTGATTTAATACCTCTTTTTAAACAGTTTATTCGAGATTCTGAAACAGGAAAGCGATTAAAAAAAAATGGGAATAGAATTACCTCGGGTACTATCGATAATTACCGATATGTATTGCATAATTTGATTGAGTTTTCCAGCTCTTGCGATTTTGATTTACGAATCTGTGATGCACAAAAACTAACAAAGCGAGAATTTGAATCTGAAAAGAACTATTGGAAGAAGTTCTATCGAAAATTCTCTGATTTCATGTATAAAAAAGGATGTTATGATAATTATGTAGGTAGTAATATGAAACAGATACGTACCTTCTTTAATTACCTAAAAAATGAAAAACATTTTAATACTGGCGATTTTCATAAGCTTTTATATGTTCGTAAAGAAGAAGTAGATATCTTAGTGATATCTCCAGAACAATTAAAGTTCTTGATTCATAACAAAGAATTTGAAACTATACTTACTCCTCCCGAAAAGCGTATCAAAGATATTTTTGTATTTGGCTGTACTACAGGTTTGCGTTTTTCTGATATTTTTTTGTTAACGACTAAAAACTTTGAAATGCAAAATGGAGATTGGTATTTAAAGGTTAAAAGCAAAAAAACAAAAGCCTACAGCTCGGTAAAATTACCAGGATATGCAGTGAACATCTACCAGAAGTATAAATCTAAGAGTGCCAAAATTACTTTGTTTACTCCAATAACATTATATAGCTTCAATAAAACGCTAAAAAGTATCGGTGAAAAAGCAAATTTTACTGCTCCTATAGAGCTTTCTAGGGAGCGACAGGGTAAAACCTATACTGTCTATAAAAATACTCAGAAAAAGCCAGAACGTTTTTGTGATAAAATGAGTTCTCATATGATGAGACGTACAGCTATTACCACTTTACTAATTTTAGGGATGCCAGAACATTTGGTACGTACCATAAGTGGGCATAGTGCTAATAGTAACTCCTTTTATAGATATGTACATTTTGCTCAATCCTATGTAGATAAAGAGATTGAAAAAGTATACAATAAGTTAGAAACATACGAGTAG
- a CDS encoding toxin-antitoxin system YwqK family antitoxin gives MQKIIYISIIFTCLLSCKTSQELFNKKNISTTEYKESFHITEDEPKPKPGVKYYWFKSRKVQATQSDYAGELLDGLYTKYYYSNELAEKGNFNKGKKIGIWKSWYKNGQLATTENWNKGILNGKCVFYDSIGNVISKGKYTSGKRSGKWVFVQKGDTIDYSKKVRKEKDTLQPGFFGRLFKKKAKDSVATQEKKTGFFKRLFSKKNKNKATSKKTKNNNPKVKGSTKKEAKKEKQKKTANDKPNFFQRLFGKKEKDNT, from the coding sequence ATGCAAAAAATAATATATATAAGTATCATATTCACCTGCCTGTTGAGTTGTAAAACTTCACAGGAACTGTTTAATAAGAAAAATATTAGTACTACCGAGTATAAAGAAAGTTTTCATATTACAGAAGATGAGCCAAAACCAAAACCAGGAGTAAAATACTATTGGTTTAAATCCAGAAAAGTACAGGCTACACAAAGTGATTATGCGGGAGAATTATTGGATGGATTATATACCAAGTATTATTACTCTAATGAATTGGCAGAGAAAGGTAATTTTAATAAAGGAAAAAAGATTGGTATCTGGAAATCCTGGTATAAAAATGGTCAATTAGCAACTACAGAAAACTGGAATAAAGGAATACTAAATGGCAAATGCGTATTCTATGATAGTATTGGTAATGTTATATCAAAAGGTAAATATACTAGTGGTAAACGATCTGGGAAATGGGTTTTCGTACAAAAAGGTGACACTATAGATTATAGTAAAAAAGTACGTAAAGAAAAAGATACACTACAACCAGGATTCTTTGGTAGATTATTTAAAAAGAAAGCAAAAGATTCAGTAGCTACTCAAGAGAAAAAAACAGGTTTCTTTAAAAGACTTTTTTCTAAAAAAAATAAAAATAAAGCAACTTCCAAAAAAACAAAAAATAATAACCCAAAAGTAAAAGGCAGTACTAAAAAGGAAGCTAAAAAAGAAAAACAAAAAAAGACAGCTAACGATAAACCAAATTTCTTTCAACGATTATTTGGTAAAAAAGAAAAAGATAATACGTGA
- a CDS encoding PulJ/GspJ family protein → MLENKKHTRLQAFTMLELVIGMVISSLVITMVYVIYDNLSRQVVVYADQQDDLMTYNQFQNLFSKDVQLSTSIDIDDDKHIVLESANKEIHYFFKTEKIIRKAEAVDTFNIKVLEVLFDQNEKIEEKYQIIKLKIEILGTSFDFFESKEISLASRMNNYLLDEY, encoded by the coding sequence TTGTTAGAGAATAAAAAACATACACGATTACAAGCATTTACGATGTTAGAACTCGTTATTGGCATGGTGATATCATCATTGGTTATTACGATGGTATATGTTATTTATGATAATTTATCTAGACAAGTAGTGGTTTATGCAGATCAACAAGATGATTTAATGACCTATAACCAGTTTCAAAACCTTTTTTCAAAAGATGTTCAACTTAGCACCTCTATAGATATAGATGATGATAAACATATTGTATTAGAGAGTGCTAATAAAGAGATACACTATTTTTTCAAAACAGAAAAAATTATCAGAAAAGCAGAAGCTGTAGATACTTTTAATATAAAAGTTCTAGAGGTACTGTTTGACCAAAACGAAAAAATTGAGGAAAAATATCAAATTATAAAACTAAAGATTGAGATACTAGGAACAAGTTTTGATTTTTTTGAATCAAAAGAAATTTCTCTTGCGTCGAGAATGAATAATTATTTGCTGGATGAGTATTAA
- a CDS encoding type II secretion system F family protein has translation MSINISTYKTKKVTKAKKKNDSFFSKEVSFGNRFSDKDKMDFYKELSVLLNSGVDFRKALEILKDQQKKEKHKNLIQAITKEVVQGKALFEALRDSGKFSPYEYFSVKIGEETRKLDEVLLELFQYFDRKVKMRRQLLSVFTYPSFVLLLTFGVLYFMMKYVVPMFATVFKQFGKDLPDLTKKIIYVSEHFSTISIVFGIVLISIIAFHFYFKNHTFYRKAISNVIIRLPFFGKLVRKIYITRFCQSLSLLLSAKTPLVTSLDLVQRMISFYPLESSLDMIKKEVTKGTLFSKALAKHSIYDFKLVSLVSVAEQVNKLDDMFERLAKQYDEEVQHQTKMIGVIMEPLIIVIIGLVVGTVLIAMYSPMFDLSKIIQPS, from the coding sequence ATGAGTATTAATATTTCAACATATAAAACAAAGAAGGTCACTAAGGCAAAGAAGAAAAACGATAGCTTTTTCTCTAAAGAAGTGAGTTTTGGTAATCGTTTTTCTGATAAAGATAAAATGGATTTCTATAAAGAACTTTCTGTTTTATTAAACTCTGGAGTAGATTTTAGAAAAGCACTCGAAATATTAAAAGATCAGCAAAAAAAGGAGAAACACAAGAATCTAATACAGGCTATAACAAAAGAAGTGGTACAAGGTAAAGCTTTATTCGAGGCGTTACGAGACTCTGGAAAATTCTCTCCGTATGAATACTTCAGTGTTAAAATTGGAGAAGAAACCAGAAAATTAGACGAAGTATTACTAGAACTATTTCAGTACTTCGATAGAAAAGTAAAAATGAGAAGGCAGTTGTTATCGGTTTTTACATATCCTTCGTTTGTATTGCTGTTAACTTTTGGAGTGCTCTATTTTATGATGAAGTATGTGGTGCCTATGTTCGCTACTGTATTTAAACAGTTTGGAAAAGATTTACCAGACTTAACTAAAAAGATTATTTATGTTTCAGAGCATTTTTCGACCATAAGTATAGTTTTTGGTATTGTGTTAATTTCAATAATAGCTTTTCACTTTTACTTTAAAAATCATACTTTTTACAGAAAAGCAATATCCAATGTAATTATACGCCTCCCGTTTTTTGGTAAACTGGTAAGAAAAATATACATCACTCGTTTTTGTCAATCACTAAGCTTATTATTATCTGCAAAAACTCCATTAGTAACTTCTTTGGATTTAGTGCAGCGTATGATATCCTTTTATCCATTAGAATCAAGTTTAGATATGATTAAAAAAGAGGTGACAAAAGGAACTCTTTTTTCAAAAGCATTAGCCAAACATTCTATATACGATTTTAAATTGGTTTCACTTGTTAGCGTAGCCGAGCAAGTAAATAAATTAGATGATATGTTTGAGCGATTGGCTAAGCAATATGATGAAGAAGTGCAGCACCAAACTAAGATGATTGGAGTTATTATGGAACCATTAATAATTGTAATCATAGGTTTGGTTGTGGGTACTGTATTAATTGCAATGTATTCACCAATGTTTGATTTAAGTAAAATTATTCAACCTTCTTAA
- a CDS encoding type II secretion system protein: MKIKMNTSKKVYVKAYSMSELVIVLCIIGILILLVLPNQTSVVSQAKAIEAQSMLNHLYGLEKSYFYRNSKYTADFEALGFEPALSISEGGQAVYRIEITEASTNSFRARAVSLSDFDGDGTFNTWEIDHNKLLKETVKD, encoded by the coding sequence ATGAAGATAAAAATGAACACCAGTAAAAAGGTTTATGTAAAGGCATATTCGATGTCAGAATTGGTAATTGTATTGTGTATTATCGGGATTTTAATACTATTGGTATTACCAAACCAAACTTCTGTAGTATCACAAGCAAAAGCTATTGAAGCCCAGAGTATGTTAAATCATCTGTATGGATTAGAGAAAAGCTATTTTTATCGAAACTCTAAGTATACAGCCGATTTTGAAGCTCTAGGCTTTGAACCGGCGCTATCTATTAGTGAAGGAGGACAGGCTGTGTATAGAATTGAGATCACAGAGGCGTCTACTAATTCTTTTAGAGCCAGAGCGGTTTCTCTATCTGATTTTGATGGCGATGGTACTTTTAATACCTGGGAGATTGATCATAATAAGTTATTAAAAGAAACGGTAAAGGACTAA
- a CDS encoding GspE/PulE family protein encodes MSTDTNIQISVELKQLINADLAHHYSIIPKNNTEDVMELYIDAEKVNSEIKEELELYLGKPLKFDEIPSERLNKALFVYYRKNNRDQEATQSISTVESSFLDNLIFEAKSIGSSDIHFEVYEEEARARLRIDGVLVEKYKIPKESYLELVNKIKIESNLDITEKRLPQDGRIDYKDFDIRVSILPTLHGEKVVMRLLGKDASNIRLEDLGLESDEKEKYLEAVKKNNGIVLISGPTGSGKTTTLYATLKLLNDVKRNIVTVEDPIEYTLKGINQVQLKEDIGLTFSSALRSFLRQDPDIIMLGEIRDAETAKMAIRASLTGHLVLSTIHTNSALGTISRLVDMGVPAFYIAETLNLSVAQRLVRKLCPHCKKETPFNEEELPRNYKLPRALSTHHMPVGCTECYYTGYKGRRAIYEIVSITDDVVNAIKNNSHNLEQNISYKYQSLADKAFNLLEEGETSLEEIYSLLIKA; translated from the coding sequence TTGAGCACTGATACCAACATACAAATATCTGTAGAACTAAAACAGCTTATTAATGCTGATTTAGCACATCATTATAGTATTATTCCTAAGAACAATACCGAAGATGTAATGGAACTCTATATTGATGCAGAAAAAGTAAATTCTGAGATCAAGGAAGAGTTAGAATTGTATTTGGGAAAACCATTAAAGTTTGATGAAATTCCATCAGAAAGACTAAATAAAGCACTGTTTGTTTATTACAGAAAGAATAATAGAGATCAGGAAGCAACGCAAAGTATATCTACTGTAGAAAGTAGTTTTTTGGATAATTTGATTTTTGAAGCCAAATCTATTGGTAGTAGTGATATTCATTTCGAAGTGTATGAAGAAGAAGCAAGAGCAAGACTGCGTATTGATGGTGTTTTAGTTGAAAAATATAAAATTCCTAAAGAGAGTTATCTAGAATTAGTAAATAAGATCAAAATAGAATCTAATCTAGATATCACAGAAAAAAGATTGCCACAAGACGGAAGGATCGATTATAAAGATTTTGATATTAGGGTTTCTATATTACCCACATTACATGGTGAAAAAGTAGTGATGCGTCTATTAGGAAAAGATGCGTCTAATATTAGATTAGAAGACTTGGGGTTGGAGTCAGATGAAAAAGAAAAATACCTTGAAGCTGTAAAAAAGAATAATGGTATTGTGCTAATTAGCGGGCCTACCGGATCTGGTAAAACAACAACATTATATGCTACGTTAAAACTTCTTAATGATGTAAAAAGAAATATTGTAACCGTAGAAGACCCGATTGAATATACATTAAAGGGAATTAATCAAGTACAACTTAAAGAAGACATCGGACTTACTTTTTCTTCTGCATTACGGTCATTTTTACGACAAGATCCAGATATAATCATGTTAGGGGAAATCAGGGATGCCGAGACAGCTAAAATGGCAATCAGGGCTTCATTAACGGGACATTTAGTATTGTCGACAATACATACTAATTCTGCACTGGGAACCATATCCAGATTAGTTGATATGGGAGTTCCTGCATTTTATATTGCAGAGACCTTAAACCTATCTGTAGCACAGCGATTGGTTAGAAAGTTATGTCCACATTGTAAAAAAGAGACTCCTTTTAATGAAGAAGAACTTCCTAGAAATTACAAACTTCCTAGGGCCTTATCTACACATCATATGCCGGTAGGATGCACAGAATGTTACTATACTGGGTATAAGGGCAGAAGAGCAATTTATGAAATTGTATCGATCACAGATGACGTAGTGAATGCTATTAAAAATAATAGTCATAATCTAGAACAAAATATAAGTTATAAATACCAAAGCCTCGCGGATAAAGCTTTTAATTTATTAGAAGAAGGGGAAACTTCTCTAGAAGAAATTTATTCGCTGCTAATCAAAGCTTAA